The following are encoded in a window of Carya illinoinensis cultivar Pawnee chromosome 15, C.illinoinensisPawnee_v1, whole genome shotgun sequence genomic DNA:
- the LOC122297473 gene encoding probable serine/threonine-protein kinase SIS8 isoform X2 has protein sequence MSKMKHLLRKLHIGGGLNEQQRLADTRPTTNPSPTQSPRPITPASSSSSSGPSSMASGSATMARIGADESVVDRTAGDGGGGGGDGCMDFNFMEEEFQVQLALAISASDPDAREDSETAQIDAAKQISLGCSAPVSDSQALAKFSSLRYWNYNVVSYHEKLMDGFYDVYGITSKLDTQGKMPLLVDLQAISISDNVDYEVILVNRLVDRELQKLEKIACTISKECQVSEQGQILSCLIQKIADIVVDRMGGVVLDADEMLRRWNTRSYELRNSLNTIILPLGRLDVGLSRHRALLFKVLADRINLPCTLVKGSYYTGTDDGAVNFIKMDDGSEYIIDLMGAPGTLIPAEVPSSQLPNPVYDVRSYADVIGIPTDVCLMDNEGTRMLVPPDLDRVFEIVGSKSDEASVVGMQTKENQTERFENQWGKLLPSLQKTCESSSGTHGKASSAQKKKVKDVSKYVISAAKNPEFAQKLHAVLLESGASPPPDLFSDINPHDLGQQKVVGQNDMVNAKNVDNEVQCGPDLFLSNLEQSLVPHTEMEPLNNVNCDRKQKLSTQRLSNQSKELEANSIMCDVSLPSEPTTQGFVLVGSGSNDPFHADATGVNTVTLNNAEMVARVLHDTAADSCQRQVNIALVNDYQQCFPDKIRRDFDDIELGEESVMKLTEAANTSLFNASDAHGEGTNPVLGEVAEWEIPWEDLRIGERIGIGSYGEVYRADWNGTEVAVKKFLDQGLSGDALVQVKSEVEIMLRLRHPNVVLFMGAVTRPPHFSILTEFLPREISEVM, from the exons ATGTCCAAGATGAAGCATCTACTCAGAAAGCTTCACATCGGTGGTGGACTCAATGAACAACAGAGATTGGCCGACACCCGACCAACAACGAACCCGAGCCCCACTCAGAGTCCGAGACCGATTACGCCtgcttcgtcttcttcttcttcggggCCTTCTTCGATGGCCTCTGGGTCCGCTACAATGGCGAGAATCGGGGCCGATGAGTCAGTCGTCGATCGGACGGCTGGGGATggcggtggtggtggtggtgatgggTGCATGGATTTCAATTTCATGGAGGAGGAGTTTCAGGTGCAGTTGGCCCTAGCGATTAGCGCGTCCGATCCCGATGCGCGCGAGGACTCCGAGACGGCTCAGATCGATGCCGCCAAGCAGATTAGCCTTGGGTGCTCCGCTCCCGTCTCTGACAGTCAAGCCCTCGCCAAGTTTTCATCGCTTCGGTATTGG AACTATAATGTAGTAAGTTATCATGAAAAATTGATGGATGGGTTTTATGATGTATATGGCATTACCTCAAAGCTGGACACACAGGGGAAGATGCCTTTGTTGGTGGATCTTCAAGCAATATCCATTTCAGATAATGTTGACTATGAAGTTATTTTGGTAAATCGCTTGGTTGATCGTGAACTTCAAAAGCTTGAGAAGATAGCATGTACCATATCCAAAGAGTGTCAAGTTTCTGAACAGGGCCAGATTTTAAGTTGTTTGATTCAGAAAATTGCTGATATTGTTGTTGATAGAATGGGTGGTGTGGTACTTGATGCTGATGAAATGTTGAGAAGATGGAACACAAGGAGTTATGAGTTACGGAATTCTCTAAACACAATTATTCTTCCCCTTGGACGTCTTGATGTTGGACTTTCACGCCATAGGGCCTTGCTATTTAAG GTACTAGCGGATAGGATTAATCTTCCATGTACGTTGGTCAAAGGAAGCTACTATACAGGCACTGATGATGGAGCTGTGAACTTCATCAAAATGGATGATGGAAG TGAATATATAATTGATCTCATGGGTGCTCCTGGTACCCTAATTCCTGCTGAAGTACCAAGCAGTCAGCTCCCAAATCCTGTCTATGATGTAAGGAGCTATGCAGATGTCATTGGAATACCCACTGATGTGTGTTTGATGGATAATGAAGGAACCAGAATGCTGGTACCACCTGATCTTGATAGagtttttgaaattgttggttcAAAGTCAGACGAAGCTTCAGTTGTAGGCatgcaaacaaaagaaaatcaaactGAGAGATTTGAAAATCAATGGGGCAAGCTTCTTCCGTCACTGCAGAAAACATGTGAAAGCTCATCAGGCACACATGGAAAAGCATCATCCGcacagaaaaaaaaagttaaggaTGTTTCAAAATATGTAATCAGTGCAGCCAAGAACCCAGAGTTTGCTCAGAAACTACATGCTGTTCTGTTAGAGAGTGGTGCGTCGCCTCCTCCAGATTTGTTTTCAGACATAAATCCACACGATCTGGGTCAACAGAAGGTGGTTGGACAAAATGATATGGTGAATGCAAAAAATGTAGACAATGAGGTTCAATGTGGACCTGATTTGTTTTTGTCAAACCTGGAGCAGTCCCTTGTGCCTCATACTGAAATGGAGCCTTTGAACAATGTCAATTGTGATAGGAAACAAAAACTATCTACACAGAGGTTATCAAATCAATCAAAAGAGCTGGAGGCAAATTCCATTATGTGTGATGTTTCTTTGCCATCTGAACCGACAACTCAGGGATTTGTGCTTGTTGGTAGTGGAAGTAATGACCCCTTCCATGCTGATGCTACAGGTGTAAATACGGTTACTCTTAACAATGCTGAAATGGTTGCTAGAGTTCTGCATGATACTGCAGCTGACTCTTGCCAAAGACAAGTTAATATTGCATTAGTCAATGATTATCAACAGTGCTTTCCGGATAAGATTAGAAGAGATTTTGATGACATTGAGTTGGGTGAAGAATCTGTTATGAAATTAACGGAAGCAGCCAACACCAGTCTCTTCAATGCTTCCGATGCTCATGGTGAGGGTACTAACCCAGTGCTGGGGGAAGTTGCTGAATGGGAAATTCCTTGGGAGGATCTACGGATTGGTGAACGTATTGGTATCG GTTCGTATGGTGAGGTTTATCGTGCAGATTGGAATGGCACT GAAGTTGCTGTCAAGAAGTTTCTGGACCAAGGTTTATCTGGTGATGCATTGGTTCAGGTTAAAAGTGAA GTTGAAATCATGTTAAGGCTAAGACATCCTAATGTTGTCCTTTTCATGGGAGCAGTTACTCGGCCCCCACATTTCTCTATACTGACAGAGTTCCTTCCCAG
- the LOC122297559 gene encoding putative GATA transcription factor 22, producing MTPAYLNLPSSLCPLADQQRQDDQHLKLFIPSNYQASSSLSCHTFFDGNKDERGSVFEGSQQHDHHGKVHQLIGSSYDHPQAFPFPSFQSTVEEDSKNPDKLSLSCLRDQEGRDHGSKNAINGPVQWMSSKMRFMQKMVDPNFPATNRPVRSTKKLQNNHQQHGIFEMSSSLHNSNNNNAAAAARVCADCSTTTTPLWRSGPRGPKSLCNACGIRQRKARRAIAEASAAAANHGFVVATDNISSSMKSTTSSTSTTKVKNKEKKLRTSCHFAQYKNKYCKLSTDDSNSDHDNNIMIERPTKQLSFKDFALSLRNNPAFERVFPKDETEAAILLMELSCGLVHS from the exons ATGACTCCAGCCTATCTGAACTTACCATCCTCTCTTTGCCCTCTTGCAGATCAGCAAAGACAAGATGATCAACACCTGAAACTCTTTATACCTTCTAATTATCAAGCTTCATCTTCTCTCTCATGTCATACCTTTTTTGACGGGAACAAAGATGAAAGGGGGAGTGTATTTGAAGGGTCACAACAACATGATCATCATGGAAAG GTTCATCAGCTCATAGGATCATCATATGATCATCCTCAGGCATTTCCGTTTCCTTCCTTTCAGTCTACTGTGGAGGAAGATAGTAAAAATCCCGATAAATTATCCTTATCATGTCTAAGAGATCAGGAAGGCCGAGATCATGGAAGTAAAAATGCCATTAATGGACCTGTACAGTGGATGTCCTCAAAGATGAGGTTTATGCAAAAAATGGTGGACCCAAATTTTCCAGCTACAAATAGGCCTGTGAGAAGCACGAAGAAGTTGCAAAATAATCATCAGCAACATGGCATTTTCGAAATGAGTTCATCACTTCacaacagcaacaacaacaacgctgctgctgctgctaggGTTTGTGCCGACTGCAGCACGACCACCACCCCTCTTTGGAGGAGTGGCCCTCGAGGTCCTAAG TCACTTTGCAATGCATGTGGAATTCGGCAGAGGAAGGCAAGAAGAGCCATTGCAGAAGCTTCTGCAGCTGCTGCAAATCATGGCTTTGTAGTTGCCACCGACAATATCTCATCTTCAATGAAGAGTACAACTAGTAGTACAAGCACTACAAAGGtgaaaaacaaggaaaaaaaattgcgtACAAGCTGCCATTTTGCACAATACAAGAATAAGTACTGCAAACTCAGTACCGACGACTCTAATTCTGATCATGATAACAATATCATGATCGAGAGGCCAACAAAGCAGCTTTCTTTCAAGGACTTCGCTCTGAGTTTGAGAAACAATCCAGCTTTTGAACGAGTGTTCCCAAAGGACGAGACAGAAGCAGCAATCTTGCTAATGGAATTATCTTGTGGCCTTGTTCACAGTTAA
- the LOC122297560 gene encoding glycine dehydrogenase (decarboxylating), mitochondrial, with protein sequence MERARRLANRAILRRLVSEAKQNRQNGSLMHSPSPVCYTPSRYVSSLTPYVFVRRSSRSDFARNVAHGVGSQTRSISVEALKPSDTFPRRHNSATPEDQIKMASLCGFDSLDSLIDATVPKSIRISSMKFSKFDEGLTESQMLEHMQNLASKNKIFKSYIGMGYYNTYVPPVILRNIMENPAWYTQYTPYQAEISQGRLESLLNFQTLITDLTGLPMSNASLLDEGTAAAEAMAMCNNIQKGKKKTFIIASNCHPQTIDICKTRADGFDLKVVTADLKNIDYKSGDVCGVLVQYPGTEGEILDYGEFVKNAHAHGVKVVMATDLLALTILKPPGEFGADIVVGSAQRFGVPMGYGGPHAAFLATSQEYKRMMPGRIIGVSVDSSGKPALRMAMQTREQHIRRDKATSNICTAQALLANMAAMYAVYHGPEGLKVIAQRVHGLAGAFALGLKKLGTAEVQGHPFFDTVAVKVADANVIADAAYKSKMNLRVVDPKTITVSFDETTTLEDVDKLLKVFAGGKPVSFTAESLAPEVQTAIPSGLIRDSPYLTHPIFNTYHTEHELLRYIHKLQSKDLSLCHSMIPLGSCTMKLNATTEMMPVTWPSFADIHPFAPTEQAQGYQEMFDNLGDLLCTITGFDSFSLQPNAGAAGEYAGLMVIRAYHLARGDHHRNVCIIPVSAHGTNPASAAMCGMKIVSVGTDAKGNINIEELRKAAEANRDNLSALMVTYPSTHGVYEEGIDEICKIIHDNGGQVYMDGANMNAQVGLTSPGWIGADVCHLNLHKTFCIPHGGGGPGMGPIGVKKHLAPFLPSHPVVPTSGIPAPDKLQPLGTISAAPWGSALILPISYTYIAMMGSKGLTDASKIAILNANYMAKRLEDHFPVLFRGVNGTVAHEFIVDLRGFKNTAGIEPEDIAKRLMDYGFHGPTMSWPVPGTLMIEPTESESKAELDRLCDALISIREEIALIENGKADIHNNVLKGAPHPPSLLMGDAWTKPYSREYAAFPASWLRGAKFWPSTGRVDNVYGDRNLVCTLLPASQVVEEAAAATA encoded by the exons ATGGAACGTGCTCGGCGCCTCGCGAACCGGGCGATTCTGAGGCGCCTGGTCTCAGAGGCAAAGCAGAACCGCCAGAATGGATCTCTGATGCACAGTCCGTCGCCGGTGTGCTACACACCCTCGAGGTATGTTTCGTCCCTGACACCGTATGTTTTCGTACGTAGAAGCTCTAGATCAGATTTCGCGCGTAATGTTGCTCACGGTGTTGGGTCTCAAACTCGATCTATCTCGGTCGAGGCGTTGAAACCCAGTGACACTTTCCCACGCCGCCATAACTCGGCGACCCCAGAGGACCAAATTAAAATGGCTAGCTTATGTGGTTTCGATAGTCTTGATTCGCTTATCGATGCCACCGTTCCTAAATCTATAAGAATTTCATCAATGAAGTTTTCTAAGTTTGATGAGGGGCTAACCGAGAGCCAAATGCTCGAGCACATGCAAAATCTGGCCTCAAAGAATAAGATTTTCAAGTCTTACATTGGTATGGGGTACTATAATACCTATGTCCCCCCGGTGATTTTGAGGAACATTATGGAGAACCCGGCATGGTACACGCAGTACACACCGTACCAGGCCGAGATATCTCAAGGGCGTCTTGAGTCTTTGCTTAATTTCCAGACTCTCATTACGGATCTTACCGGCCTCCCCATGTCGAATGCTTCATTGCTTGATGAAGGAACGGCCGCTGCTGAGGCAATGGCTATGTGTAATAATATTCagaaggggaagaagaagacTTTTATCATTGCCAGTAACTGTCACCCGCAAACTATTGATATCTGTAAGACTAGAGCGGACGGTTTCGATCTTAAAGTTGTAACTGCAGATCTCAAGAATATTGATTACAAATCCGGGGATGTTTGTGGTGTTCTGGTTCAGTATCCGGGGACTGAGGGTGAGATTTTGGATTATGGGGAGTTTGTTAAGAATGCTCATGCTCATGGGGTTAAGGTTGTTATGGCAACAGACCTCCTGGCATTGACAATATTGAAGCCACCTGGTGAATTTGGGGCAGATATTGTTGTTGGTTCAGCTCAGAGGTTTGGGGTTCCTATGGGGTATGGAGGTCCACATGCAGCATTCCTCGCCACATCCCAAGAGTACAAGAGGATGATGCCGGGGAGAATCATTGGTGTGAGTGTTGATTCTTCAGGGAAACCTGCTCTGCGTATGGCAATGCAGACAAGGGAGCAACATATCCGTAGGGACAAGGCTACCAGCAACATTTGCACCGCTCAG GCATTGCTTGCAAACATGGCTGCTATGTATGCTGTTTATCATGGACCTGAAGGCCTTAAAGTCATTGCCCAACGGGTTCATGGTCTTGCTGGTGCATTTGCCCTTGGACTGAAGAAACTTGGGACAGCAGAAGTTCAGGGCCATCCCTTCTTTGACACTGTGGCCGTTAAGGTTGCTGATGCAAATGTAATTGCTGATGCTGCTTACAAGAGCAAGATGAATTTGCGGGTTGTAGACCCAAAAACT ATCACTGTTTCTTTTGACGAGACCACCACCTTGGAGGATGTTGATAAGCTTCTCAAAGTTTTTGCTGGTGGCAAGCCT GTTTCATTCACTGCTGAGTCTCTTGCACCAGAGGTTCAGACTGCAATTCCTTCTGGGCTAATAAGGGATAGTCCATATCTCACGCATCCAATCTTTAACAC ATATCACACCGAGCATGAGCTGCTTCGATACATTCATAAGTTACAATCCAAGGATCTTTCCCTGTGCCACAGTATGATTCCATTGGGATCTTGTACAATGAAATTGAATGCAACAACTGAAATGATGCCGGTGACATGGCCTAGCTTTGCTGATATTCACCCTTTTGCCCCAACTGAACAGGCTCAGGGTTATCAG GAAATGTTCGATAATTTGGGTGACCTATTGTGTACCATCACTGGGTTCGACTCTTTCTCCTTGCAACCTAATGCTGGTGCTGCTGGAGAGTATGCCGGCCTGATGGTTATCCGCGCATATCATTTG GCAAGGGGAGACCATCACCGCAATGTGTGTATTATTCCTGTTTCAGCACATGGGACAAATCCTGCTAGTGCTGCTATGTGTGGAATGAAAATTGTCTCTGTTGGAACTGATGCTAAGGGAAACATTAACATTGAAGAGTTAAGGAAGGCTGCTGAAGCTAATAGAGACAACCTTTCAGCTCTTATG GTGACATATCCTTCAACGCATGGAGTGTATGAAGAAGGTATTGATGAGATATGTAAGATAATTCATGACAATGGAGGTCAAGTATACATGGATGGGGCTAACATGAATGCACAG GTGGGACTGACAAGCCCTGGTTGGATTGGAGCTGACGTTTGCCATCTCAATCTCCATAAAACATTTTGCATTCCTCATGGAGGAGGTGGTCCTGGCATGGGTCCTATTGGTGTGAAGAAGCACTTGGCACCATTTTTGCCATCACATCCTGTG GTACCCACATCTGGAATACCTGCCCCAGACAAGCTTCAGCCACTCGGTACAATATCTGCTGCGCCTTGGGGCTCTGCACTTATCTTGCCAATATCGTACACATATATAGCCATGATGGGGTCTAAGGGACTCACCGACGCATCAAAGATAGCAATTCTGAATGCCAACTACATGGCAAAACGTTTGGAG GACCATTTTCCCGTTCTTTTCCGTGGTGTCAATGGAACAGTTGCCCATGAATTCATTGTTGATTTAAGAGGCTTCAAG AATACCGCTGGGATAGAACCTGAAGATATTGCCAAACGTCTAATGGACTATGGATTTCATGGACCAACAATGTCATGGCCAGTTCCAGGCACACTCATGATTGAACCCACTGAAAGTGAAAGCAAG GCTGAGTTAGACAGGCTTTGTGATGCTCTTATTTCCATAAGAGAAGAAATTGCTCTGATTGAGAATGGAAAAGCTGATATCCACAACAATGTCCTGAAG GGAGCTCCTCatccaccatccctgctcatgGGAGATGCTTGGACAAAACCATATTCTCGGGAATATGCTGCCTTCCCTGCTTCTTGGCTCCGTGGTGCGAAGTTCTGGCCTTCTACAG GACGTGTGGACAATGTGTATGGTGACCGCAACCTCGTCTGCACCCTTCTCCCAGCATCACAAGTTGTTGAAGAAGCAGCAGCAGCCACTGCTTAG